The following are encoded in a window of Bradyrhizobium sp. WBOS07 genomic DNA:
- a CDS encoding alpha/beta hydrolase, translating to MPLDPLAKRLLTMMAAAAPQAKSRPSVEARRQSLAKLMQFARADAPDVTTRDGVLPGRDGDLLYRLYTPANADEVAPGFVFFHGGGLVAGGIATHDRIAAALAHATGCRLISVNYRLAPEHRFPAAVDDAIAATEWVAREAASLGIDADRLVVGGDSAGATLAAIVCQEAAQTAGLAIAAQCLICPVLDFEETSPSREAFAEGHLIDRVTIEADLSDYLPEGVDTADPRVSPLRATRLTGLPTAIIHTAEYDPMRDEGNAYARKLLAAGVAVEHVCHDGMVHNFHAMGAILPQAQLVLSQIGEQVRRAVER from the coding sequence ATGCCGCTCGATCCGCTCGCAAAGCGCTTGTTGACCATGATGGCCGCGGCCGCGCCGCAGGCGAAAAGCCGGCCGAGCGTGGAGGCGCGGCGGCAATCGCTGGCCAAGCTGATGCAGTTCGCGCGCGCGGATGCGCCCGATGTGACGACGCGCGACGGCGTGCTGCCCGGCCGCGACGGCGATCTGCTTTATCGCCTCTACACGCCTGCAAATGCCGACGAGGTTGCACCGGGCTTCGTGTTCTTTCACGGCGGCGGCCTCGTCGCCGGCGGCATTGCCACGCATGACCGCATCGCGGCGGCGCTGGCGCATGCCACCGGCTGCCGTCTTATTTCCGTCAATTACCGGCTCGCGCCGGAGCATAGGTTTCCTGCCGCCGTCGACGATGCCATTGCCGCCACCGAATGGGTCGCGCGCGAGGCCGCATCGCTCGGCATCGACGCGGACCGCCTGGTGGTCGGCGGCGATTCCGCCGGTGCAACGCTCGCCGCGATCGTGTGCCAGGAGGCGGCACAGACCGCGGGCCTTGCCATCGCCGCACAATGCCTGATCTGCCCGGTGCTGGATTTCGAGGAAACCTCGCCGTCACGCGAGGCCTTTGCCGAGGGCCATCTGATCGACCGCGTCACGATCGAGGCCGATCTTTCCGACTATCTGCCTGAGGGCGTCGACACGGCCGATCCCCGCGTGTCTCCGCTGCGCGCCACACGGCTCACAGGCCTGCCGACCGCGATCATCCACACCGCCGAGTACGACCCGATGCGCGATGAGGGCAATGCCTATGCCCGCAAGCTGCTCGCCGCAGGCGTCGCCGTCGAGCATGTCTGCCACGACGGCATGGTTCACAATTTCCACGCCATGGGCGCGATCCTGCCGCAGGCACAGCTCGTGCTGTCGCAGATCGGCGAGCAGGTGCGGCGAGCGGTAGAGAGGTAG
- a CDS encoding PLP-dependent cysteine synthase family protein gives MDPLPFRNAAGPAYRRGWVDEAVAAIEADQCRTADTHLIRLIVPALSGIDIYLKDESTHPTGSLKHRLARSLFLYALCNGHIREGTPVVEASSGSTAVSEAYFAEMIGVPFYAVMPRTTSAEKIAAIEHYGGHCHLIDDGRALYAEAVALASRLNGHYMDQFTFAERATDWRGNNNIAESIFTQLQGERRPLPDWIVMGAGTGGTSATIGRYLRYRQYPTRLCVADVEHSAFFDCFRSQDRSHVCDRPSLIEGVGRPRCEPSFVPEVVDRMMKIPDAATIAAMNVLSRRLRRPVGGSTGTNFLALCRLASEMRQANIVGSLVTLICDSGERYRQTYYEPEWLKARGLDPAPFEAALSSFLATGEPLKLAVDDVANPKGASDASVPPQ, from the coding sequence ATGGACCCACTTCCCTTCCGCAACGCGGCCGGGCCTGCCTATCGGCGCGGCTGGGTCGACGAGGCCGTCGCCGCGATCGAGGCCGACCAGTGCCGCACCGCCGATACGCATCTGATCCGGCTGATCGTGCCGGCGCTATCGGGCATCGATATCTATCTGAAGGACGAGTCCACCCATCCGACCGGCAGCCTGAAGCATCGCCTGGCGCGATCGCTATTTCTCTACGCGCTCTGCAACGGTCACATCCGTGAAGGCACACCTGTGGTCGAGGCCTCGTCGGGATCGACTGCGGTGTCGGAGGCCTATTTCGCAGAGATGATTGGGGTCCCCTTCTACGCCGTGATGCCGCGCACGACCTCGGCGGAGAAGATCGCCGCGATCGAGCACTATGGCGGCCATTGCCACCTGATCGACGATGGCCGTGCGCTCTATGCGGAAGCCGTCGCGCTCGCCTCGCGCCTGAACGGTCACTACATGGACCAGTTCACCTTCGCCGAGCGTGCCACCGACTGGCGCGGCAACAACAACATCGCCGAGTCGATCTTTACGCAATTGCAGGGCGAGCGGCGCCCGCTGCCCGACTGGATCGTGATGGGCGCGGGCACCGGTGGCACCTCGGCCACGATCGGGCGCTATTTGCGCTATCGGCAATATCCGACACGTCTGTGCGTTGCCGATGTCGAGCATTCCGCTTTCTTCGACTGCTTCCGCTCGCAGGACCGCTCTCATGTCTGCGATCGTCCGTCGCTGATCGAGGGCGTCGGCCGGCCGCGTTGCGAGCCCTCCTTCGTGCCCGAAGTGGTCGACCGCATGATGAAGATTCCGGACGCGGCCACGATCGCGGCGATGAACGTGTTGTCGCGCCGGCTGCGCCGTCCGGTGGGCGGCTCCACCGGCACCAATTTCCTGGCGCTGTGCCGGCTGGCCTCAGAGATGCGCCAGGCCAACATCGTGGGGTCGCTGGTGACGTTGATCTGCGATTCCGGCGAGCGCTACCGGCAAACCTATTACGAGCCCGAATGGCTGAAGGCGCGCGGGCTCGATCCGGCTCCGTTCGAGGCGGCGCTGTCGTCGTTCCTTGCGACCGGTGAGCCGCTGAAGCTCGCCGTCGATGACGTCGCAAATCCCAAGGGCGCGTCCGACGCTTCGGTGCCGCCGCAATAG
- a CDS encoding Lrp/AsnC family transcriptional regulator, translating into MSARLDRIDLKILRLLQNNGRLSNAELAETVAISPATCHRRTQRLFEDGFIAAVRAMVAPKKVAKGTLVMVGVVLDRSTPESFASFEQAIARLKFVLDCHLVAGDFDYFLKIRVGDMEDFNRIHGEQLIALPGVRQTRTFFVMKEVVDNAPLEF; encoded by the coding sequence ATGTCAGCCCGTCTGGACCGTATTGACCTTAAGATCTTGAGATTATTGCAAAATAATGGGCGGCTCAGTAACGCCGAGCTGGCCGAGACGGTCGCGATCAGCCCCGCCACCTGCCACCGCCGGACCCAGCGCCTGTTCGAGGACGGGTTCATCGCGGCCGTCCGCGCCATGGTCGCTCCCAAGAAAGTGGCGAAGGGCACGCTGGTGATGGTCGGCGTCGTGCTCGACCGCTCCACGCCGGAGAGCTTCGCCAGCTTCGAGCAGGCGATCGCCAGGTTGAAATTCGTGCTCGATTGCCACCTCGTCGCCGGCGACTTCGACTATTTCCTGAAGATCCGCGTCGGCGACATGGAGGATTTCAACCGCATCCACGGCGAGCAACTGATCGCACTGCCCGGCGTGCGCCAGACCCGCACCTTCTTCGTGATGAAGGAGGTCGTGGACAACGCGCCGCTGGAATTTTGA